In Streptococcus oralis, a single window of DNA contains:
- a CDS encoding uracil-DNA glycosylase family protein yields MSQIERIKQAIMADPQNTSYTERGIEPLFAAPKTARINIVGQAPGLKTQEAGIYWKDKSGDRLREWLGVDEDTFYNSGYFAVLPMDFYFPGHGKSGDLPPRTGFAEKWHPQLLQELPDIQLTLLIGQYAQAYYLQEKVSGKVTERVKHYQNYLPTYFPLVHPSPRNQIWMAKNPWFESEVVPDLKNRIQKILGETK; encoded by the coding sequence ATGTCTCAAATCGAAAGAATCAAGCAAGCCATTATGGCGGATCCGCAGAATACCAGCTATACAGAACGCGGAATCGAACCTCTCTTTGCGGCGCCAAAGACTGCTCGCATCAATATTGTCGGTCAGGCACCGGGGCTTAAAACACAAGAAGCTGGGATTTATTGGAAGGATAAGAGCGGCGATCGCTTGCGTGAGTGGCTAGGTGTGGATGAAGACACCTTTTACAATTCAGGTTATTTTGCAGTTCTGCCCATGGATTTTTACTTTCCAGGACATGGCAAGTCAGGCGACCTTCCACCTCGTACAGGTTTCGCAGAAAAATGGCATCCGCAACTCTTGCAAGAGTTGCCCGATATCCAATTAACTCTCTTGATTGGGCAATATGCCCAAGCCTATTATTTACAGGAGAAAGTTAGTGGCAAGGTGACAGAGAGGGTAAAACATTACCAGAACTACTTACCAACCTATTTTCCACTAGTTCATCCCTCACCACGAAATCAAATCTGGATGGCTAAAAATCCTTGGTTTGAGTCAGAAGTGGTGCCAGATTTGAAAAATAGAATTCAAAAGATTCTTGGAGAAACAAAATGA
- a CDS encoding rhodanese-like domain-containing protein codes for MKEITFNDFYQFYQKESLSVIDVREVEEFEMLHLEGARNLPLSQLADTYDQLDKDLLYYVICKSGMRSARACHFLAEQGYDVINVQGGMTAFENL; via the coding sequence ATGAAAGAAATTACTTTTAACGATTTTTACCAGTTTTATCAGAAAGAATCCCTTTCAGTCATAGACGTGAGAGAAGTAGAAGAGTTCGAGATGCTTCATTTAGAAGGTGCTCGTAATTTACCTCTCAGTCAATTGGCTGATACTTATGATCAATTGGACAAGGACCTCTTGTATTATGTCATTTGCAAATCTGGGATGAGGTCAGCTCGTGCTTGTCACTTTCTAGCTGAACAGGGTTATGACGTTATCAATGTTCAAGGTGGAATGACGGCCTTTGAAAATCTTTAA